From Xenopus tropicalis strain Nigerian chromosome 3, UCB_Xtro_10.0, whole genome shotgun sequence, the proteins below share one genomic window:
- the adm2 gene encoding protein ADM2, giving the protein MRSYIAVSLSYISLLCVQHLPGSAPLPSARLLLLPAPREPPDREKRHKEGPLIELSLFTPSVAETKLLNLGTLRRKKRRVRRSHGPRLMRVGCSLGTCQVQILNHRLWQLMGQSGKEDSPIELSNPHSYG; this is encoded by the exons ATGAGGTCTTATATTGCAGTGTCCTTGAGTTATATCAGCCTCTTGTGTGTTCAGCATCTGCCAGGCTCTGCACCTCTGCCCTCTGCTCGCCTGCTTCTGCTCCCTGCACCCAG GGAGCCCCCTGACAGGGAAAAACGGCACAAGGAAGGGCCCCTGATAGAGTTGTCACTCTTCACTCCATCAGTAGCTGAGACAAAGCTGCTTAATCTGGGAACCTTGAGGAGGAAGAAGAGGCGGGTTCGTCGTTCTCATGGACCTCGCCTTATGCGTGTGGGCTGTTCCCTGGGGACTTGCCAAGTACAGATCCTTAATCACCGACTTTGGCAGTTGATGGGACAATCGGGAAAAGAGGATTCACCAATTGAACTCAGCAACCCACACAGTTATGGCTGA